AGCATGGTGAGAATGAACACACCGTTCTGCCCACCGAAAATGCCATATTCATGTTGGATAATACAGATGTTTACCTGTTGCTGGTTAATAAATTCTGCTGCTTTTATATAAGTGTCGTGATCCTCTTGATCAATGACATAGGCTACCTCAGGTGGGTAATCGTAAGCATTGCCAGGGTCATTGATTGCTATGACGATATGTTCGGTTTCTTGCGAATATGCTGTTATTCCTTCGATGGTTTCGAATAGGTTTGTTGAGAAGGTTCCAATGCCACATTGCCTTGGTTTATAGGTGCCTACGATTGCAATTTTCATTTTTTCTGTACGTTAACCCTTTGCTTGTGCCCTTACATAAGAAAAACAGATGCAGTTTTGTTTGTTATATACCTATACTAAAACGAATAATTGACATATTTTGTTGAAAATTAGCTTTTTAAAATGTTGAAGATTCGTATGATACGCCTTCGCTAACCTAATTACTTTAAGTGTTCGGAGATTTGCTGTGACCTTCTCATGTAACTATATCTTCTAATCAACGTGTGAAAGTATGTTCACCAGCTTATTGAAGGGATCTCTAACAAAAAAACGATATACACCCCAAGGTTCGGTTGTTGGCCCATATGTGATCTTAAATCCAGCTTCTTTCATTTGAGAAAAGACGCTGTCCACGTCATCCACTTCTATAGATATATCCGGAGTTGGCGTACCTGATCCACCTTCATTTGCAAAGCTGATCTGAACCTGCATTTTGCTGTCACTTCCATAGGTACTGATCCACCCGAAATCCATTAGCGTATCTAAACCAAGTATTTCACCGTAAAATTTCTGGGCTTTTGCAATGTTTGCTGTATGGATATTCGTAACAATCCGTTTCACTTTCATTTTTTGTTTGTTTAAAGTGTTCCGCCCCAGGAAATTTCTGCAAAATTTTCATGCAGGGCCGATTTACCAAAGTTACCAAAAATTTTATGGGAAGCCGTTTTGCTCCTCTTGTTCAAAAGTCGGCTGATTGTGTCCAGATATCAGTTTGTGCATAGCTGGTTTAATGTTTTTGCAAACCATTGAATATGCGTAATAATATCAAGTTAACTTGTTTGTTTATAGTTTTTTGTGTTGTTGATGTAGACAATTTGTAGATTCCCGTATACCGTTAATGTAGATGTTTTGTAGGCGTAATCAAATCATATGACAGGAGGTACAAGTCTTATATTTGGGCCAATGAAATCGGAGCATTTGATTCGATCATATGCTGGTTATTTAAGGCGTATGAAAGATAGCAGATCAAAATAGAACATAATGACGAATAACG
This Olivibacter sp. SDN3 DNA region includes the following protein-coding sequences:
- a CDS encoding VOC family protein codes for the protein MKVKRIVTNIHTANIAKAQKFYGEILGLDTLMDFGWISTYGSDSKMQVQISFANEGGSGTPTPDISIEVDDVDSVFSQMKEAGFKITYGPTTEPWGVYRFFVRDPFNKLVNILSHVD